A portion of the Clostridium gelidum genome contains these proteins:
- the spoVAC gene encoding stage V sporulation protein AC — MSNMKKKRLTAAQLQYNELVDDIEPKRPIFKNCVRAFLVGGIICTIGQILQVFFITYFNFDEKTAVSPTTLVLIFTSALLTGLGIYDHLAQWAGAGSAVPITGFANSIASASIEHKSEGFVLGVAGNMFGLAGAIIVYGVFSAFIVATIKITIKWLGVM; from the coding sequence ATGTCCAATATGAAAAAGAAAAGATTAACTGCAGCTCAGTTACAATATAATGAATTGGTAGATGATATAGAACCTAAAAGACCCATTTTTAAAAATTGTGTTAGAGCCTTTCTTGTAGGAGGTATCATATGCACCATAGGTCAAATCTTACAAGTGTTTTTTATAACCTATTTTAATTTTGATGAAAAAACAGCAGTCTCTCCTACTACACTAGTCTTAATCTTTACTTCAGCACTGCTTACTGGTCTTGGAATCTACGATCATCTTGCTCAATGGGCTGGTGCTGGATCTGCTGTTCCAATTACAGGTTTTGCTAATTCTATAGCTTCTGCTTCAATTGAGCATAAGAGTGAAGGATTTGTACTTGGGGTAGCTGGAAATATGTTTGGTCTTGCTGGAGCAATTATTGTTTATGGAGTTTTTTCTGCTTTTATAGTTGCTACTATAAAAATAACAATAAAATGGCTGGGGGTGATGTAA
- a CDS encoding DUF421 domain-containing protein, which yields MDTWLILLFNSIIFFFVALVITRFMKKKTLSAATPFDFISYAVIAIIITLISLNIITNIYFGLLSLAVWAVMPIVLDYASMKSKWIYNTINGKERVLIKDGKVMEDNLSKERLTGQEFLQLLRSKKVFNLANVEFAVMETTGDINVSLKADKNPVTSYDLGKKVARKTEPQTVILDGNILNEGLTNSGLNKGWLTSELENKGVALENVFIGQVDSSGDLYVDLFDDLIEVPKTQIKEMLYASLEKTQADLMTFSLDTNNKVAKAMYLNDAEKLKKVLEKLEPYLLR from the coding sequence ATGGATACTTGGTTAATACTATTATTTAATTCAATAATTTTCTTTTTCGTTGCATTAGTTATAACAAGATTTATGAAGAAAAAAACCTTATCTGCTGCTACCCCTTTTGATTTTATTTCTTATGCTGTTATTGCTATTATAATTACTTTAATTTCATTAAATATTATTACCAACATTTACTTTGGACTGCTTTCCCTAGCTGTTTGGGCAGTTATGCCTATTGTTTTAGATTACGCCTCCATGAAAAGTAAATGGATCTACAACACAATAAATGGTAAGGAAAGAGTATTAATTAAAGATGGCAAAGTAATGGAAGATAACTTATCTAAAGAAAGATTGACGGGACAAGAATTTCTACAATTATTACGTTCAAAAAAAGTATTCAATTTAGCTAACGTTGAATTTGCTGTAATGGAAACAACTGGAGATATAAATGTTAGTTTAAAAGCTGACAAAAACCCTGTTACCTCCTATGATTTAGGGAAAAAGGTTGCACGTAAGACTGAGCCACAAACGGTTATTTTAGATGGAAATATATTAAATGAAGGACTTACTAATAGTGGCTTAAATAAAGGTTGGCTTACATCCGAATTAGAAAACAAAGGAGTTGCACTTGAAAATGTTTTTATTGGGCAAGTAGATTCTTCTGGGGATTTATACGTAGATCTCTTTGATGATTTAATAGAAGTTCCTAAAACACAGATTAAAGAAATGTTATATGCAAGTCTTGAAAAAACCCAGGCTGACCTTATGACTTTTTCTTTAGATACTAATAATAAAGTAGCAAAAGCTATGTACTTAAACGATGCTGAAAAATTGAAAAAAGTCTTAGAAAAATTAGAACCCTATTTATTACGTTAG
- a CDS encoding substrate-binding domain-containing protein, with the protein MRKKLKVLTALLISTVTAISMFGCGNAKTNEGKVTVRLNEVTRSVFYAPMYVAMSEGFFEENGIEIDLQTGQGVYIHLR; encoded by the coding sequence ATGAGAAAGAAGCTAAAGGTGTTAACTGCTTTATTAATTTCAACTGTAACAGCTATATCTATGTTTGGATGTGGTAATGCCAAAACTAATGAAGGCAAAGTTACAGTACGTTTAAATGAAGTAACTCGTTCTGTTTTCTATGCACCAATGTATGTTGCAATGAGTGAAGGATTTTTTGAGGAAAATGGAATTGAGATTGACCTGCAAACAGGTCAAGGTGTTTACATTCACTTGCGATGA
- a CDS encoding DUF1657 domain-containing protein: MTVGSKVKQTLATLRGAEATLRVYSLQERDKEARDTYAAAFEEISKIKIDLEKRVGVMEFEEPQYKGN; the protein is encoded by the coding sequence ATGACTGTTGGTTCAAAGGTAAAACAAACTTTAGCTACATTAAGAGGAGCTGAGGCTACTTTGCGAGTTTACTCATTGCAGGAACGTGATAAAGAGGCTAGGGATACTTATGCTGCAGCATTTGAAGAAATAAGTAAAATTAAAATAGATTTAGAAAAAAGAGTCGGCGTTATGGAATTTGAAGAGCCACAATATAAAGGAAATTAA
- a CDS encoding DUF1657 domain-containing protein, with protein sequence MTVGTQMQQAIAGIQSAAATMKTFSLETQDQQAKNDFQQIAQQLDSQLEILKGRQDYIQQQEPQYKC encoded by the coding sequence ATGACTGTAGGAACTCAAATGCAACAAGCAATTGCTGGAATACAAAGTGCCGCTGCTACAATGAAAACATTTTCTCTAGAAACTCAAGATCAACAAGCAAAAAATGATTTTCAACAAATAGCACAACAACTTGATTCTCAATTAGAGATATTAAAAGGACGACAAGATTATATTCAACAGCAAGAACCTCAATATAAGTGTTAA
- the putP gene encoding sodium/proline symporter PutP yields MEHWSIIAIAIYLLILLVIGYYSYRKTSNISDYMLGGRGLGPMVTALSAGASDMSGWMLMGLPGAVYLTGISSLWLGIGLTIGAYLNYRLLAPRFRVYTEVANDSLTVPDYLENRFKDKSNMLRLVSGIVILVFFVLYVSSGIVAGGKLFESTFGFTYTMGVIVTLAVVVLYTYFGGFLAVSLTDCFQGTLMFICLVMVPIVAFMNIGVDPGMFANKVKNIDPALFDMFRGTSISTIIGFMAWGLGYFGQPHIIVRFMAIKSANELKSARRIGIGWMAIGLLGAVASGLIGLVYFTDHNIPLSDPETVFLRLGDILFHPFITGLILAAVLAAIMSTLSSQLLVCSSSITKDFYLTFFNKEASDKQQMVIGRLSVLVVALFATIFAYLPNKTILNIVGQAWAGFGSAFGPVLLLSLHWKKMTKWGALSGMVVGGLTVILWIVSGLSSYIYEMVPGFALSLIAVIVVSLLTEKQDDSVDKDFSDMEKILADMK; encoded by the coding sequence ATGGAACATTGGTCGATTATTGCTATTGCAATATATCTACTTATCCTGCTTGTAATAGGATACTATTCTTACAGAAAAACATCTAATATTTCAGACTATATGCTAGGTGGCAGAGGGCTTGGCCCAATGGTTACTGCACTATCTGCGGGTGCAAGTGACATGAGTGGTTGGATGCTTATGGGACTTCCTGGGGCAGTTTATTTAACTGGAATTTCTAGTCTTTGGCTAGGAATAGGATTAACAATAGGAGCTTACTTAAACTATCGTTTATTAGCTCCAAGGTTTAGAGTTTATACAGAAGTTGCAAATGACTCATTAACAGTTCCAGACTATTTAGAAAATCGTTTTAAAGACAAATCTAACATGCTTAGGCTTGTATCAGGTATAGTAATACTTGTTTTCTTTGTTCTTTATGTTTCATCTGGAATTGTAGCTGGAGGCAAATTATTTGAATCTACTTTTGGATTCACTTATACAATGGGTGTCATAGTTACTTTAGCTGTTGTTGTTCTTTATACATACTTTGGTGGATTTTTAGCTGTAAGTCTTACAGATTGCTTCCAAGGAACATTAATGTTTATTTGCTTAGTTATGGTACCAATTGTAGCATTTATGAATATAGGTGTAGATCCTGGTATGTTTGCAAATAAAGTAAAAAATATTGATCCCGCATTATTTGATATGTTTAGGGGAACAAGTATTTCTACTATTATTGGTTTCATGGCTTGGGGACTTGGTTACTTTGGTCAGCCACATATCATTGTTCGTTTTATGGCAATTAAATCTGCAAACGAATTAAAATCTGCAAGACGAATAGGTATTGGCTGGATGGCTATAGGTCTTTTAGGTGCAGTTGCAAGTGGCCTTATAGGACTTGTATACTTTACTGATCATAACATTCCCTTAAGTGATCCTGAAACAGTTTTTCTTCGTCTTGGAGATATTCTATTTCATCCATTTATTACAGGATTGATACTCGCTGCAGTACTTGCTGCCATTATGAGCACTCTTTCATCTCAACTTTTAGTTTGCTCAAGTTCTATTACAAAGGATTTTTATCTAACATTTTTTAACAAAGAAGCTTCAGATAAGCAACAAATGGTAATAGGTAGATTGTCTGTACTAGTAGTTGCACTTTTTGCAACTATCTTTGCATATTTACCAAACAAAACCATACTTAATATAGTCGGACAAGCATGGGCTGGTTTCGGTTCAGCATTTGGTCCAGTTCTTTTATTAAGCCTTCATTGGAAGAAAATGACTAAGTGGGGTGCCCTATCAGGTATGGTTGTTGGCGGATTAACCGTTATTCTATGGATCGTTTCTGGTCTATCTAGTTACATTTATGAAATGGTACCTGGATTTGCACTATCTCTTATAGCA
- the spoVAD gene encoding stage V sporulation protein AD: MLKGHQSWIFNSKPTILASSAVGGPFEANGAIADDFDILHEDLWLGQDSYEKAERVLLEHACERAIKKSTIKKEDINFFLSGDLMNQIISSCFTARTLGIPFLGIFGACSSSMESLALAAQLIETKAAKYVLASASSHNAAAEKQFRYPTEYGVQRPPSAQWTVTGAGAAVLGADGVGPKVTSATIGRVIDMGISDPYNVGAAMAPAAVDTIEAHFRDLNIDASYYDLIATGDLGKVGHELANRLLKNHGIEMPVDIFTDCGLLIYTEDQLSFGGGSGCGCSATVTYGHLLNRMKRGELKRILIVATGALMSPISFQQKETIPCIAHAVSIEM, translated from the coding sequence ATGCTTAAAGGGCATCAATCATGGATTTTTAATTCTAAGCCTACAATATTAGCTTCTTCAGCCGTTGGAGGTCCTTTTGAAGCTAATGGTGCTATAGCTGATGACTTTGATATACTTCATGAAGATTTATGGCTTGGACAGGATAGCTATGAAAAGGCAGAAAGAGTTCTTCTTGAACATGCTTGTGAAAGAGCAATAAAAAAATCAACCATAAAAAAAGAGGATATCAACTTTTTCTTAAGTGGAGACTTGATGAATCAAATTATTTCTAGTTGTTTTACTGCACGAACTTTAGGAATACCCTTTTTAGGAATCTTTGGTGCTTGCTCTAGCTCCATGGAAAGTTTAGCACTAGCTGCCCAATTGATAGAAACTAAAGCTGCTAAATATGTTTTAGCCTCTGCAAGTAGCCATAATGCAGCTGCAGAAAAGCAATTTAGATATCCTACAGAATACGGCGTACAAAGGCCCCCTTCTGCTCAATGGACAGTAACAGGGGCTGGAGCTGCTGTACTCGGAGCTGATGGAGTTGGACCAAAAGTAACTTCTGCTACCATAGGAAGAGTAATAGATATGGGAATATCAGATCCATATAATGTTGGAGCTGCTATGGCACCAGCTGCTGTAGATACTATTGAAGCTCATTTTAGAGATTTGAATATTGATGCCTCCTATTATGATCTTATTGCTACCGGTGATTTAGGAAAGGTAGGACATGAACTTGCTAATCGTTTATTAAAAAACCATGGCATAGAAATGCCCGTAGATATATTTACAGATTGTGGGCTTTTAATCTATACAGAAGATCAACTATCCTTTGGTGGTGGTAGTGGCTGTGGCTGTTCTGCGACAGTAACTTATGGGCATTTACTTAACCGTATGAAAAGAGGAGAATTAAAGAGAATACTAATTGTTGCAACAGGTGCTTTGATGTCTCCAATATCCTTTCAACAAAAGGAAACTATTCCTTGCATTGCTCATGCTGTTTCTATAGAAATGTAA
- the spoVAE gene encoding stage V sporulation protein AE has protein sequence MEKFIFAFIIGGLICVIGQLIMDILEITPAHTTCTLVVIGAILGGLGLYDPLVKLAGAGAFVPISSFGNTLVTGALLDAEETGFIGIFTGILKTVSSGVSGAIICGFIAAIIFKPKG, from the coding sequence ATGGAAAAATTTATTTTTGCATTTATAATAGGTGGCTTAATTTGTGTTATTGGGCAACTTATAATGGATATATTAGAAATTACTCCTGCTCATACTACTTGTACATTAGTTGTAATCGGTGCGATACTCGGAGGATTGGGTTTATATGATCCTTTGGTAAAGCTTGCTGGTGCTGGTGCATTTGTACCTATAAGTAGCTTTGGAAATACCCTTGTTACTGGTGCCCTACTTGATGCTGAAGAAACAGGCTTTATAGGAATTTTTACTGGTATTTTAAAAACAGTAAGTTCTGGAGTTTCTGGAGCAATAATCTGCGGTTTCATTGCTGCAATAATATTTAAACCAAAAGGCTAA